The window ACAAAATTTGTCGCAGATCATAATCGTTGAACGAAATGCTTGAAAAGAAATAAGCAACTCGCTAGCATTGATTTGACCTATCGATAACATTCGGGGAGTTATTGTCAGGTTGTGAACAAGGGGGGCTTTGTTCACCCACCGTCTCACTGAATCTGCAACGCTATCTAGCCTACGGCATGATGCGGATTCAGTGAGACGGTGTCGTTTTGGAGCTGAGTAAAACTCATCAATCATCTTGGCTCGGCAGTGTTGCCCAATAAGTGATGGGCGCTAAATTATTATGCTGATGGCAGCGTGTCCATGAAGTGGCTGTTTACTAATTCATGATCCTGAGAGCTAAGGCAGTTCCTGTGCGGATCTTGAATTGTGGTCATCAACTGCCAGGAAAAAACGGCACAAGCACCAGCAAGGTCAGTAGTCCGGCGGCGTTAAAGGAGGGGGAATGCGCAACGTCTACACGACTCATACGGGGCCGCTCGCGCGAGGTGAGCATGCTTGCCCTTCAGGCAGAGGGGAATGCCTCCAACACGATCTCGAGCGCTGGCGCCTGCGCCTTGTGAGTTCCAGTGTGTATCGCCGGTGGGCGACGTACCTGGCAAGCTCGTCGATCACGCAACTGTTTCGGTGGGTGAAGGGGAGAATGGCCCTCGTCATTGGAAGTGCTTGCACCACTTCATTCAAGATCGTCTGATTGTCCCATCCCGATTTCGTCGCAAACAGCTTCTCGTGTCAGCTCCGTTTCATATCGAGAAGACTTGGCGCGGCCTAAGCTATCTAAGCTATTCAGAAAATATTAGTCCGACCGATTGAAGCAAGCTGTTCATGAAGCGAGTTCTAACTAAATGAGGGATTGGAGCGATGCATGAAGAGGGATCTTGAAGAAAGACATCGTCAATCACAGGCCGAGAAATCCGTAGGCCGTCAGTTTCCCAGGCTGCTCCGAGCGACCCTGGACTCTCTGGATAGCCAGATTGCATTGATAGACCGTGCCGGGGTGATCCATTACGTCAACAAGACATGGTGTGAATTCGGGATCGAGAATGGCATTCCTGCTGGCTACAGCTGGATCGGCGTCAATTATCTCGTCGTCTGCCGTTCGGCAGGCGACCGTGGCGATGGGGATGGTCGAGAAGTCTACGAAGGTATCCGATCCGTTGTCGAGTCTGGCGCACCATTCTTCCAGTATGAATATCCCTGCCATAGCCCAAATGAGCAGCGCTGGTTCATGATGCGCATAGCTCCTGTGTTGGGGGCGGAAGATTTCTTCGTCATCTCTCACGTCGTCATCACAGGACGTAAATTGGCTGAACAGCGCGTAGAGCGCCTGAATGAAAAGCTTGCGCTGCTGGCCGTCACGGATAAATTGACCGGCTTGGCCAACAGGATGAAGCTGGATGAAGTACTTGATAACGAAATAAATCGTGCTGATCGATATGGAAAGAATTTATCGCTGATACTGCTGGACATTGATCACTTCAAGGAAGTGAATGACAATTTCGGGCATTCGACGGGCGACGCCGTTCTGGTCCGTATCGCGGAGATTTTGCGGGCTAACGTGCGATCCTCAGACCTGGCAGGTCGTTGGGGCGGGGAGGAGTTTCTGCTCATCTTGCCGGAATGCGACATGGAGGATGCCGCGCGCATGGCCGAAAAACTAAGATTGCTGATAGAGAACTATAACTTCGTACCTGTCGGTAGGCGCACATGCAGCTTTGGCGTTGCGGCCTATCAAGCAGGACATGACCGTACTACGCTTCTGACCTTGGCTGACCTGGCACTCTATCGGGCAAAAAATACCGGTCGCAATCGCGTTGAAATCGCCGCTAATCTCGAATCAGCAGTGAGTCACAGAGATTGCAACATCTAGGCATGGCAATCACAAGGCAAATATGCAGGGTGCAGAACTCTACTTAAGGCCTGTTGCTGGCATGCGCATCAAGTTCTTTTTGATGGCGCTCAGAACGGTGTGTCGAGGTCGTTGACAGACAAGATTCAGCGAGAAAAATAAGTCCTTGTTTCTGCGGGCATTGTTGTGCTGGCACTCGATTTGCTAAATGGAGTGGGTCATCTTGACTCAACTTCTTTAGGAGATACTCAGATGTCCATCCAACGACTTTCCCTCAATGTC is drawn from Herbaspirillum seropedicae and contains these coding sequences:
- a CDS encoding sensor domain-containing diguanylate cyclase, which produces MKRDLEERHRQSQAEKSVGRQFPRLLRATLDSLDSQIALIDRAGVIHYVNKTWCEFGIENGIPAGYSWIGVNYLVVCRSAGDRGDGDGREVYEGIRSVVESGAPFFQYEYPCHSPNEQRWFMMRIAPVLGAEDFFVISHVVITGRKLAEQRVERLNEKLALLAVTDKLTGLANRMKLDEVLDNEINRADRYGKNLSLILLDIDHFKEVNDNFGHSTGDAVLVRIAEILRANVRSSDLAGRWGGEEFLLILPECDMEDAARMAEKLRLLIENYNFVPVGRRTCSFGVAAYQAGHDRTTLLTLADLALYRAKNTGRNRVEIAANLESAVSHRDCNI